The window CGGTTAGTCGAACGACGCTGGGAGACGATCGGATCTTCAAGCGACAAACCAAAGCGCTCCAAAACGTCATCGCTTCACATTGCGGGAAAAATAGTCGCGCAGAAACGTATTaccgttttttatttttatttaaataagcaAATTAGCGCTAATCATTATGATAAGGTGCTGACAtgacaaagaaaattacaattGCTGTTAAGGATCACGTTCAACGACAAATTGCAAAAGGAACATTTTTAACCGACATCTTAATCCAAATTGGAgcactagtttttttttttttttattattaaataaacaagttagttttcatttttaaaggtGTGACCATTTCTGAATACAAAAATGACGAAAATTAGCGattgcattaatttaaaaaaataaaaattaaattgaatttaaataacTCAAAATCCTCTGACGTCTTCTACCAAACTTGGGCACTGTAGTTTTGTATTAATAATTTCAGGAAATAAATGTGCGCCAATTCAAACGTGCGGATGCTTCAATATGACAATGATGTGCGCTGTTCAAACCAAAATTAGAGCActctagttgttgtttttgagttaaaacaaataaatcagctCTAACTGTGCAGTTGTGGCAATGTTTTGACACAGAGTAAATCGGCGTTATTGAACACGCTCATCGACAAATGTCAATTAAAACAATGCTACAGCCATTTATAGAACATATCTGATCTTTTTAAAgttttgtatttgaatttaaaaaaaaaaaaaaaaaaaaaaaaaaaaaaaaaagctttatcaTTAAGATTGGATTGTTTCAATACTACAAATAATGATGTTAATTGTCAAATTTGGAAGGAAACTGACAAGATCCAGAATCTTCAAGCAAGCCGCTAATTGCGACCGTGTTTCGACGCGACGCAAAAATAACGGCAATCCAAAATCCTCACACGCGGTCTACCAAATTGGAGCactaatttaaatttgttttttttggtctatgTAAAGAAATTCGCGCTGATTGTTATGCCGATGCGCTGATTAAAAATCCCGTTACTCAATAAGCTTCAAATGAAAAAGCACTACATCTTCCTTTATTACACGATCGGGGGCCACCATTTTACCTCCTCAACAACTCGGAATTCAACAatattgacaaaacaaaacaaaaaaaacgtgttgCACTGAAAAGGCAACCGCCAACGCATCTTCTTGGACGTACGCACGAAATGAAGATGTCGGCCACGTAGCGTCGCATCATTTTGTTATGTTGTAATTATTCTTAGAGTACGAGATGCGTTAGCCTCCAAATGCTTTGAGGAGAGaggaaaattaaattaaaaaaaacaggaaaaccgGGGTGAAAAGGAAACTAAAGGTCTCAGCCCGACTTGAAGAGCAAGATGGCGACTTGGCCCAAGTAGAAGTAGATGAAATGTTTGGTCTCGTGAGTCACGTAGCTGCCGAAGTTCCGACCCACGATGCAGTGCCAGGTGGGGTTGTACTTCTTGTCGAACTCCTGACAAAACAGCACAAGATCCACATCAGCGTCTGCCACTGAAGTGGGCAGTTGTTCAAAAGTTATATTTCTCAAAAAGGATCCGCCTTAATGCCAAAGCTGTGCATCAGGCACCACAGTGGGGGCATTTTCTTTTACATGCATGCGCAGTAAGCAAAATGCTTTTGAATAACTGTCCACTCTCGTAGTGACGGATGCACAACTTTGACATCGACTCAGGAGAAGAAAGTAGCTTTTGAATTactgtccactgtagtgactgatgtggTGTTGACAAAGCCTGAATCTTACAATTGAGAGCTTTTTGAACAGTTggccactgtagtgactgatgcacaacTTTGCCATCAAGACTcgtgcaccaaaaaaaaaaacagctttttgaACAGCTGTCCACTGTAGTAAGCGATGCACAACTTTGACAGGACAACAAACGCTTCTGTAGTGACTGATATCCCGCTTTTTGTCTTGAAAAGCGCTCACCTTCTTGATGTAGGCGGCGATGTCCTTCTCGATGTTGTACTTCTCCATGGCCTGCGTGGCGCAGTCCACTGCGTCCTGCTGCATGTCCTCGGACATGTCGGCGTTCTTGATGACGGCCTTCCTGTCAGTCATggcgacgaggaggaggaggaggctggaGGCTGCGCGAGGAAGAGggagcacgcacgcacgcacgctgtGACGGAGTGCAAATCGACACACGCGACATGTCCATCAAACGCACGCCGATTATTAGCCCGACAGAGCTAATCATGTAGCCTACAGCTACACGTTATTGTGCGTGTATAAActtcggttgttgttgttgttgttgtttttacgcGTCACCGACATGACTTGGTGAAACTTGATTCAGGTGAAGAGAAACGACTCGGTCAAATCAATTACGCAGAGAATCACATTCGGTGTCgccgcggaaaaaaaaaaaagaacgacgACCACACATTAACGGAACACAAGAGTTACGTTtcggaaagaaaaaaaccaacaacattgAAACAAGACATTCAGTTCGCTATTCTCCTTCCAATGACGGAAAATGCGAGCTTACCTTTGCTTGACACGGAGATGAACGAAGCGTCCTGAAGGTGCAAATTTGCCAAGGTGCCCCGTCTTCTAATTGCAGTTGATTTTGGCCCAAAACGTACAATGAGCTAGTTGTAGAAAGGTACGTTTGCGTTGCCCTCCCACACagcgccccgccccgcccctccAATAGGAGGCTGCGGCCTCCTATTGGCCGAGTCGCCGCGCTGCTCAGGCGTCTTCCAGCAGCGCCTCTATGCCGGCATCTTATTTCCTCCCATAATGCAACAGTCATTCCGCTCATGATTGCATTGATTCAATATTGCATAAGTACACATTTAAAACCCTCTTCGCGGTTGCGCTCGCTCGTTTTTACCATACAAAACGAGCCACGATAGCTTGCGGCTAAGAACATTAAATAAGAGACGCATGATGGATCTTTTTCAGGTGTTTTATTGAAAAcgctagaagaaaaaaaaggttagaTTATGCAAAGAAGTCAACATTGAAACTAACTCCCCCGTATGAAACCCTCCCCAAATTTTGATTTGGATTCCCCTCATACCAGGCATCTACGATTCCATCCTTTGATCCAACTTCCTGGTCCTCTGTTTTTCTCTCGTCAATTTTCTCGCCATTATCACTGAAAAAATTTTATGAAAGAGAGGCAGGTGGCAGgctatttcaaaataaaaataaagaaaaaaaaaaagttgctccGGGAGGTCCCCCGTTAATTAGTTCTGAGAATTTTGTTGGGAAATCCTGGAAAACTGATCCCGTTCCCGTGCATCCATCCTTGCCTATAATCCCTTTCCTAAAAATCGATCCAGCTCCAAAGGATTGCGATCCACTGAGCCACTCCTCTCCAATCAAAACCTTGAAATACCAGGAAGAAAATCAGAGGCAGACCGTTAGAACAGAACGTACACAAAATTGGgggcaaggcaaaaacaaaaaaacaaaaaaatgccagaAAGAGCAGgatagccaaaaaaaaaaaaaaaaaaaaaaaaatccctaacATTGCATCAAGTCTGATTTGAAAATCAAAGATGTTACACTGCAatcacaacacttttttttttttttttttttttgtgcgtgtgtctgtgttacAGGCCAGAGAGGCGTTTGAAAACTATGACATgcacgacaacaacaaagcaATGACGTGATTGACGGAATGTGAAGCATACCATGGCCTCCATTTGATGTCCTATCCTGACCATACAAATGAAATGCGCTCCACCACAATTGGTTTTTATTCCCAATCACTTTAATCCTTCTCTTCAGAAGTCTAAAGGAAGACACAAGGTAAAATACAGTTAAAGCGTTGGTGTCTCGGTTTGGCCAAATATCCAATGATAAGaagccttttttctttttttttttcttaaaagttacaaaaacattgtgCGGCTCAACATTTTTGGGAGGGAGGAGAGAGAAGGGGGAAAACGGGGAGGAGGAAAAGAAGGGAGGGA of the Phyllopteryx taeniolatus isolate TA_2022b chromosome 8, UOR_Ptae_1.2, whole genome shotgun sequence genome contains:
- the dynll2a gene encoding dynein, light chain, LC8-type 2a encodes the protein MTDRKAVIKNADMSEDMQQDAVDCATQAMEKYNIEKDIAAYIKKEFDKKYNPTWHCIVGRNFGSYVTHETKHFIYFYLGQVAILLFKSG